A single Klebsiella variicola DNA region contains:
- a CDS encoding HPr family phosphocarrier protein — MQLTSADIGFDRQVKTKDEALQRVVAALTEAGHTQAAYLQGMREREGQISTYLGNGIAIPHGTPHSRDAVLKTGVKVLACPQGVDWGEEQTAYLIVGIAAQDNEHLDILRQLTHALGDDRVPDALTRADTPQAVLEILAGDIPLPAGEEPQPAPHFDEEATFTLRNPHGLHARPSAVLVKAVKQWRSQIQVENLDTRSAIVDAKNLMRVVSLGAKQGHRLHFMASGNDAQQALKAIGDAFNAGLGEIAAQPQQATQEAVKTKRSWLSRLFS, encoded by the coding sequence ATGCAACTGACTTCTGCCGATATTGGTTTCGATCGTCAGGTCAAAACGAAAGACGAGGCGCTACAACGTGTCGTTGCAGCCCTGACTGAGGCCGGACATACGCAAGCAGCCTATCTACAAGGCATGCGCGAGCGCGAGGGGCAAATCAGCACCTATCTGGGCAACGGCATCGCTATTCCCCACGGCACGCCGCACAGTCGCGACGCAGTGCTCAAAACGGGTGTTAAGGTGCTGGCTTGTCCGCAGGGGGTTGACTGGGGTGAGGAGCAAACCGCCTATCTGATTGTCGGTATCGCGGCTCAGGACAACGAGCATCTCGATATTTTGCGCCAACTCACCCATGCCCTGGGCGATGATCGGGTGCCTGACGCGCTTACGCGCGCCGATACCCCCCAGGCGGTGCTGGAAATTCTCGCTGGTGATATCCCTCTGCCAGCAGGCGAAGAACCACAACCCGCGCCGCACTTTGACGAAGAGGCCACCTTTACCCTGCGCAATCCGCACGGTCTTCATGCCCGCCCCAGTGCGGTGCTGGTGAAAGCCGTCAAGCAGTGGCGATCGCAAATCCAGGTCGAAAACCTTGATACGCGCTCCGCCATTGTTGATGCCAAAAATCTGATGCGCGTCGTATCACTGGGCGCCAAACAGGGTCATCGTCTGCACTTTATGGCCAGCGGCAACGATGCGCAGCAGGCGTTAAAAGCCATTGGCGACGCTTTTAACGCCGGTCTCGGCGAAATCGCCGCCCAGCCGCAGCAGGCCACTCAGGAAGCCGTCAAAACGAAACGTAGTTGGCTTTCCCGACTATTTAGTTAA
- a CDS encoding PTS fructose transporter subunit IIC codes for MKKIIAVTGCPTGIAHTFMAEEALKTAAKKLNVEIKVETNGASGVENAITPEDLTDIYGVIIAADKDVNAERFNGLPVIEVPVKEAIHHPAELINKVVNGQAQRRQGHSATTDLAEKYERESFGRQIYKHLMSGVSNMLPFVVAGGILIAVSFLWGIYSADPNSPQYNVVAATLMKVGQQAFSIMVPVFTAYIAWSISGRPGMVAGFVGGLLANATGAGFLGGIIAGFAAGYFMLLIRHLLDGLPRQYEGLKSIFIMPLIGVLVIGVMMVLLGQPVAAINNGMMNWLSSLQEANPILLGIVVGAMCSFDFGGPVNKAAYVTGTLLLGQGNYFFMAGVSAACITPPLVIALATTFFPKGFSEEERAAGMVNYILGCTHITEGAIPFAAKDPLRVIPMMMIASSISAVLSYSLHIQVPAPHGGFLILPLVSKPLMWVLCILAGSACGALMLGCWRLWQKRTDKATALAGAMK; via the coding sequence ATGAAAAAAATTATTGCCGTTACCGGCTGCCCTACAGGTATTGCTCATACATTTATGGCTGAAGAGGCCTTAAAAACCGCAGCGAAAAAATTAAACGTTGAAATAAAAGTCGAAACCAATGGCGCTTCCGGCGTAGAAAATGCCATTACGCCGGAAGACCTGACGGATATTTATGGTGTGATTATCGCTGCCGATAAAGATGTTAATGCCGAACGTTTTAATGGCTTACCGGTTATTGAGGTGCCGGTTAAAGAAGCCATTCACCATCCGGCGGAATTAATTAATAAAGTTGTTAACGGTCAGGCGCAGCGTCGCCAGGGACACTCCGCGACGACGGATCTCGCCGAGAAATATGAGCGAGAATCGTTCGGCCGACAGATTTACAAACATCTGATGAGCGGTGTTTCCAACATGCTGCCGTTCGTTGTCGCCGGCGGGATCTTAATCGCCGTTTCTTTTCTGTGGGGCATCTACTCCGCCGATCCGAATTCACCGCAGTATAACGTGGTTGCCGCCACCCTGATGAAAGTCGGTCAGCAGGCGTTCTCGATCATGGTGCCGGTGTTTACCGCCTACATTGCCTGGTCGATATCTGGCCGCCCGGGCATGGTCGCCGGTTTTGTCGGCGGCCTGCTGGCGAACGCCACCGGCGCCGGGTTCCTCGGTGGGATCATCGCCGGTTTTGCCGCCGGGTATTTTATGCTGCTGATCCGTCATCTGCTCGACGGTCTGCCGCGCCAGTACGAAGGGCTGAAGTCGATCTTCATTATGCCGCTGATCGGCGTCCTGGTGATTGGCGTGATGATGGTCCTGCTCGGCCAGCCAGTGGCAGCGATCAACAATGGCATGATGAACTGGCTCAGCTCTCTGCAGGAAGCCAACCCCATCCTGCTGGGGATCGTGGTCGGCGCAATGTGCTCCTTCGACTTCGGCGGGCCGGTCAACAAAGCGGCCTATGTCACCGGTACGCTGCTGCTGGGGCAAGGTAACTATTTCTTTATGGCCGGTGTGTCTGCCGCCTGCATCACGCCGCCGCTGGTCATCGCTCTGGCGACCACGTTCTTTCCGAAAGGCTTTAGCGAGGAGGAACGCGCCGCCGGGATGGTCAACTATATCCTCGGCTGCACACACATTACCGAAGGTGCGATTCCCTTTGCCGCCAAGGATCCGCTGCGGGTGATCCCGATGATGATGATCGCCTCATCAATTTCTGCGGTACTCAGCTACAGCCTGCATATTCAGGTTCCGGCACCGCACGGCGGCTTCTTAATCCTGCCGCTGGTCAGTAAACCGTTGATGTGGGTGCTGTGCATTCTCGCCGGTTCCGCCTGCGGGGCACTTATGCTGGGATGCTGGCGGCTATGGCAGAAACGCACTGACAAAGCGACAGCCCTTGCTGGCGCCATGAAATAA
- the pfkB gene encoding 1-phosphofructokinase yields MIHTLTLNTAIDMNIFCDPLQPAAVNRTRQTEYCPNGKGVNVSLVLHHYQQPTHVMGIFGGFTGRYIVEELRKQHINVTPAWVAEPTRINIFINDGRDEYKLVNPGARINDEGKEQILHHLQCVTPGDYLVISGSLPPGIESRFYSEILVLCQQKGCEVILDISHPVLRQLLEWHPLLIKPNDDELNEIFGLDVSSPQRVREAMQTLHQLGARNVLLTLGAQGLYFSNGEQLWFCSAPKIELVSSACAGDAALGAFLSRWLNAGDIPQALALASATGADVAASAGLGKLNRTQELLQQLQIVQL; encoded by the coding sequence GTGATCCACACCCTGACACTGAACACCGCGATTGATATGAATATCTTTTGCGATCCGCTCCAGCCGGCGGCAGTCAACCGCACCCGGCAGACGGAATATTGCCCGAATGGTAAAGGGGTTAACGTCTCGCTGGTATTACATCATTACCAGCAGCCAACCCATGTTATGGGCATATTCGGCGGTTTTACCGGCCGCTATATCGTTGAGGAACTACGCAAACAACATATTAACGTCACGCCGGCATGGGTCGCTGAACCCACCCGTATTAATATCTTTATTAACGACGGCAGAGATGAATATAAACTGGTAAATCCCGGCGCGCGGATTAACGATGAAGGGAAAGAACAAATTCTTCATCATTTACAGTGCGTCACGCCTGGTGATTATTTAGTTATCAGCGGCAGTCTGCCACCGGGAATAGAGAGCCGGTTCTATAGCGAGATTCTGGTGCTATGTCAGCAAAAAGGGTGTGAAGTCATCTTAGATATCAGCCACCCGGTGCTGCGCCAGCTTTTGGAGTGGCATCCGCTATTGATTAAACCCAATGACGACGAGCTGAACGAGATCTTTGGTCTGGATGTCAGCAGCCCCCAGCGGGTACGCGAAGCAATGCAAACGCTCCACCAGCTTGGGGCTCGCAATGTTCTGCTGACCCTTGGCGCACAAGGGCTCTATTTTTCGAACGGCGAGCAACTGTGGTTCTGCTCGGCACCGAAAATCGAACTGGTCAGCTCGGCCTGCGCCGGCGATGCCGCGCTGGGCGCGTTCCTCAGCCGATGGCTTAACGCAGGCGATATTCCTCAGGCGCTGGCGCTGGCCAGCGCCACCGGCGCCGATGTTGCCGCCTCCGCCGGGCTTGGCAAATTAAACCGTACGCAAGAATTATTACAACAACTTCAGATCGTCCAATTATAA
- a CDS encoding tagatose bisphosphate family class II aldolase, with protein sequence MYIISSKNMLLKAQRQGYAVPAFNIHNLETMQVVVETAAELRSPLILAGTPGTYSYAGTGNVVAIARDLAKKWDLPLALHLDHHEDLADITRKVQAGIRSVMIDGSHSPFEENVALVKSVVELSHRYDASVEAELGRLGGVEDDLVVDAKDALYTNPEQAREFVARTGIDSLAVAIGTAHGLYTAEPKLDFERLAAIRDCVDVPLVLHGASGLPDSDIRHAISLGVCKVNVATELKIAFSDALKAYFLENPGANDPRHYMKPAKAAMKEVVRKVIHVCGCEGQL encoded by the coding sequence ATGTACATCATTTCCAGTAAAAACATGCTGTTAAAAGCTCAACGACAGGGTTATGCCGTGCCGGCTTTCAATATCCATAACCTCGAAACCATGCAGGTCGTCGTTGAAACGGCGGCTGAATTACGCTCTCCCTTGATCCTTGCCGGCACGCCCGGTACCTACAGCTATGCCGGCACCGGCAACGTGGTGGCGATCGCCCGCGATCTGGCGAAAAAGTGGGATCTCCCGCTCGCCCTGCACCTCGATCATCACGAGGATCTGGCTGATATCACGCGCAAAGTCCAGGCAGGGATCCGCTCGGTCATGATCGATGGCTCTCACTCACCGTTCGAGGAAAATGTGGCACTGGTAAAAAGCGTGGTGGAGTTGAGCCACCGCTATGATGCCAGCGTAGAAGCCGAGCTGGGCCGTCTGGGCGGAGTCGAAGACGATCTGGTGGTCGATGCTAAAGATGCGCTCTATACCAACCCCGAACAGGCCCGTGAATTTGTCGCTCGTACCGGTATTGATTCGCTGGCCGTCGCCATCGGTACCGCTCACGGTCTTTACACCGCCGAACCGAAGCTTGATTTTGAGCGCCTGGCGGCTATTCGCGACTGCGTTGATGTTCCACTGGTTCTGCACGGCGCTTCCGGCCTGCCGGATAGTGATATTCGCCACGCCATTTCTCTGGGCGTATGCAAAGTCAACGTCGCCACCGAACTTAAAATCGCCTTCTCGGATGCACTGAAAGCCTACTTCCTGGAAAATCCGGGCGCCAACGATCCTCGTCACTATATGAAACCGGCGAAAGCGGCAATGAAAGAGGTCGTTCGCAAAGTCATTCACGTCTGTGGCTGCGAAGGACAACTGTAA
- a CDS encoding DeoR/GlpR family DNA-binding transcription regulator, with translation MDIAEIVRKNGEIKVDDLAEMLAVSGVTIRNDLNYLEQQGYLKRSFGGAIYTAQAGAPVAVMREAPAVRDKALETEMARQVAAQIEDGETLFLGQGSILRKVIPFLANREELCLLLNDLGHVALAQEFLNGETVLLGGVLSGQGRIVEGDLALKALGHYRPSHALIAVDHIAEDGTLSVRNEATAHLLNEAVAQSERVIAIVASRPVYGEKRYAVGELQQISSVVTPQVVAAEYHACFLAAGLTNSYTNNECLTWLNTALHKTNQER, from the coding sequence TTGGACATCGCAGAGATCGTTCGTAAGAACGGCGAGATCAAAGTCGACGATCTGGCCGAAATGCTGGCTGTTTCCGGAGTGACAATCCGTAACGATCTCAACTACCTCGAGCAGCAGGGCTACTTAAAACGCTCCTTCGGCGGGGCGATTTATACCGCCCAGGCTGGCGCGCCGGTTGCGGTGATGCGGGAAGCACCAGCCGTCAGGGATAAAGCGCTGGAGACGGAAATGGCTCGCCAGGTGGCGGCGCAGATAGAAGATGGCGAAACGCTATTTTTAGGCCAAGGTTCCATTTTGCGTAAAGTGATCCCCTTTCTGGCCAACAGAGAAGAACTTTGCCTGCTGTTAAACGATCTGGGCCATGTCGCGCTGGCGCAGGAGTTTTTAAATGGGGAAACCGTTCTGCTTGGTGGGGTGCTGTCCGGGCAGGGGCGGATTGTGGAGGGCGATCTGGCGCTGAAAGCGTTAGGTCATTACCGGCCATCACATGCGCTGATTGCGGTGGATCATATTGCCGAAGACGGTACGCTGAGCGTGCGTAACGAGGCCACAGCACATCTACTGAATGAGGCTGTGGCGCAGAGCGAAAGAGTTATCGCGATTGTTGCGTCCAGACCGGTCTACGGTGAGAAACGTTATGCTGTCGGTGAATTGCAACAGATCAGCAGCGTGGTGACCCCGCAGGTCGTCGCGGCAGAGTACCATGCCTGCTTCCTCGCTGCGGGTTTGACCAACAGCTATACCAACAATGAATGCCTGACATGGCTCAACACGGCTTTGCATAAGACAAACCAGGAGCGGTGA
- a CDS encoding sugar kinase has translation MNVTICTIGELLVEFLAKEENQGFSRPGEFWGPYPSGAPAIFADQVAKLGFGSVLFSCVGNDAFGEMNIARLEKDGVNVNGIAMLQKATTGSAFVSYRSQAQRDFIFNMPNSACGLLTADHIDEALLNQCQHFHIMGSSLFSFRIIDAMRKAIENIKGRNGTVSFDPNIRKEMLNIPEMSQAFEYILDYTDIFLPSDGELDYFGLNPERNEQILVDKLLKRGVKHVVIKRGPRGASYFSANETHHVAGFNVPVVDPTGAGDCFGATFVSLFLNGATPQEALRWANASGSLAISQRGPMEGTSTQAQIRAFLAAQHP, from the coding sequence ATGAACGTAACCATTTGCACCATCGGCGAACTGCTGGTGGAGTTTCTCGCCAAGGAAGAGAATCAGGGTTTTTCCCGCCCCGGTGAATTTTGGGGGCCCTATCCCAGCGGGGCGCCGGCAATCTTTGCCGATCAGGTGGCAAAGCTGGGTTTTGGCTCTGTGTTGTTTAGCTGCGTGGGCAACGACGCATTTGGCGAGATGAATATTGCGCGTCTGGAGAAAGATGGCGTTAACGTCAACGGTATCGCCATGCTGCAGAAAGCGACCACCGGTAGCGCCTTCGTCAGCTATCGTAGCCAGGCGCAGCGCGATTTTATTTTTAATATGCCTAACAGCGCCTGCGGTTTGCTGACTGCCGACCACATTGATGAGGCGCTGCTAAATCAGTGTCAGCATTTTCATATTATGGGATCGTCGCTGTTCTCGTTCCGTATTATCGATGCGATGCGTAAAGCGATTGAAAACATTAAAGGCCGCAACGGTACGGTGTCGTTCGACCCAAACATTCGCAAAGAGATGCTGAACATTCCCGAGATGTCGCAGGCGTTTGAATACATTCTCGATTACACCGATATTTTCCTGCCGAGCGACGGTGAGCTGGATTATTTTGGCCTCAATCCGGAGCGCAATGAGCAGATCCTGGTTGATAAGCTATTGAAACGCGGCGTGAAGCATGTGGTGATTAAACGTGGGCCGCGTGGCGCCAGCTACTTTAGCGCCAACGAGACACACCATGTCGCCGGCTTCAACGTGCCGGTGGTGGATCCGACTGGTGCCGGGGATTGCTTTGGCGCCACCTTTGTCAGCCTGTTCCTCAATGGCGCCACGCCGCAGGAGGCGCTGAGATGGGCAAACGCCAGCGGCTCGTTGGCGATTAGCCAACGCGGCCCCATGGAAGGCACCTCGACGCAGGCGCAGATCCGCGCTTTCCTTGCCGCACAGCATCCGTAA
- the garD gene encoding galactarate dehydratase: MADIAIRQQSPTAFYIKVDPTDNVAIIVNDRGLTAGTRFPDGLTLVEHIPQGHKVALVDIPARGEIIRYGEVIGFAVRDIPQGSWIDESLVELPTAPPLNSLPLATKVPEPLPPLEGYTFEGYRNADGCVGTKNLLGITTSVHCVAGVVDYVVKIIERDLLPKYPNVDGVVGLNHLYGCGVAINAPAAVVPIRTIHNIALNPNFGGEVMVIGLGCEKLQPERLLQGTEDVKSIPVDSASIVSLQDEKHVGFKSMVDDILQVAECHLAKLNQRQRETCPASELVVGMQCGGSDAFSGVTANPAVGYASDLLVRCGATVMFSEVTEVRDAIHLLTPRAINEEVGKRLLEEMAWYDNYLDMGKTDRSANPSPGNKKGGLANVVEKALGSIAKSGKSAIVEVLSPGQRPTKRGLIYAATPASDFVCGTQQVASGITVQVFTTGRGTPYGLMAVPVIKMATRTELANRWYDLMDINAGTIATGEETIEDVGRKLFEFILDVASGRKKTFSDQWGLHNQLAVFNPAPVT, from the coding sequence ATGGCTGACATTGCAATTCGACAACAATCGCCAACCGCGTTTTATATTAAAGTTGACCCGACAGATAACGTGGCGATTATTGTTAACGATCGGGGATTGACCGCCGGAACACGTTTCCCGGACGGCCTGACGCTCGTCGAACACATCCCACAGGGTCATAAAGTAGCCCTGGTGGATATCCCTGCCCGCGGTGAAATCATCCGCTACGGAGAAGTAATTGGCTTCGCCGTGCGCGACATCCCACAGGGAAGCTGGATTGACGAATCGCTGGTGGAACTGCCCACCGCCCCGCCGTTGAACAGCCTGCCGCTGGCGACCAAAGTGCCTGAACCCCTACCGCCGCTGGAAGGCTATACCTTTGAAGGGTACCGCAATGCCGATGGCTGCGTGGGCACCAAGAACCTGCTGGGCATCACCACCAGCGTGCACTGTGTTGCGGGCGTGGTTGATTATGTGGTGAAAATCATTGAACGCGACCTGCTGCCGAAATACCCCAACGTCGACGGCGTGGTAGGCCTGAACCACCTCTACGGTTGCGGCGTGGCGATTAATGCACCGGCGGCGGTAGTGCCAATTCGCACTATCCACAATATCGCCCTCAACCCGAATTTCGGCGGTGAGGTGATGGTCATTGGCCTCGGCTGTGAAAAGCTGCAGCCGGAACGCCTGCTGCAGGGCACGGAAGACGTCAAAAGTATCCCGGTGGACAGCGCCAGCATCGTCAGCCTGCAGGATGAAAAGCATGTTGGTTTTAAATCGATGGTCGATGACATTCTGCAGGTCGCCGAGTGCCACCTGGCGAAACTGAACCAGCGCCAGCGGGAAACCTGTCCGGCTTCAGAGCTGGTGGTCGGCATGCAGTGCGGCGGCAGCGACGCCTTCTCCGGTGTGACCGCCAACCCGGCGGTGGGTTATGCATCCGACCTGCTGGTGCGCTGCGGCGCGACGGTGATGTTCTCGGAAGTGACCGAAGTCCGCGACGCCATCCATCTGTTAACCCCGCGGGCGATTAACGAAGAGGTGGGCAAACGCCTGCTGGAAGAGATGGCCTGGTACGATAACTATCTCGACATGGGCAAAACCGACCGCAGCGCCAACCCCTCCCCCGGCAACAAAAAAGGCGGCCTGGCTAACGTGGTGGAAAAAGCGCTGGGTTCTATTGCTAAATCAGGGAAAAGCGCCATCGTCGAGGTGCTCTCTCCAGGCCAGCGCCCGACCAAACGCGGCCTGATTTATGCCGCTACCCCCGCCAGCGATTTTGTCTGCGGCACCCAGCAGGTCGCCTCTGGCATTACCGTGCAGGTGTTCACCACCGGTCGCGGCACGCCGTATGGCCTGATGGCGGTACCCGTAATAAAAATGGCGACCCGTACCGAGCTGGCCAACCGCTGGTATGATTTAATGGACATTAACGCCGGGACCATCGCCACTGGCGAAGAGACGATTGAGGATGTCGGGCGGAAGCTGTTCGAATTTATTCTCGACGTCGCCAGCGGACGCAAGAAAACTTTCTCCGATCAATGGGGCCTGCACAACCAGCTGGCGGTGTTTAACCCGGCGCCGGTGACCTGA
- the garL gene encoding 2-dehydro-3-deoxyglucarate aldolase → MDNAIFPNKFKAALAAHQVQIGCWCALANPISTEVLGLAGFDWLVLDAEHAPNDVTTLIPQLMALKGSSSAQVVRVPTNEPIIIKRMLDIGFYNFLVPFVETAEQAAQAVSSTRYPPEGIRGVSVSHRGNMFGTVADYFAQSNKNISILVQIESQTGVDNVEAIAATDGVDGLFVGPSDLAAALGHLGNAAHPEVQRAIQHIFASAKKHGKPSGILAPVEADARRYLEWGATFVAVGSDLGVFRSATQKLADAFKK, encoded by the coding sequence ATGGATAACGCAATTTTCCCGAACAAATTTAAGGCCGCGCTGGCGGCTCATCAGGTGCAGATTGGCTGCTGGTGCGCGCTGGCTAACCCGATCAGCACTGAGGTGCTGGGTCTGGCCGGTTTCGACTGGCTGGTGCTGGATGCGGAACACGCGCCGAACGACGTGACCACGCTTATCCCACAGCTGATGGCGCTGAAGGGCAGCTCCAGCGCGCAGGTAGTCCGTGTGCCGACCAATGAGCCGATCATCATCAAGCGCATGCTGGACATCGGCTTCTATAACTTCCTGGTGCCGTTTGTCGAGACGGCTGAACAGGCGGCGCAGGCGGTGTCTTCGACCCGTTATCCGCCGGAAGGGATCCGCGGGGTTTCCGTTTCCCACCGCGGCAATATGTTTGGCACCGTGGCGGACTACTTCGCCCAGTCCAACAAGAACATTTCCATTCTGGTGCAGATTGAGAGCCAGACCGGGGTGGACAACGTCGAGGCGATTGCCGCGACCGACGGCGTCGACGGCCTGTTCGTCGGCCCGAGCGACCTGGCCGCGGCCTTAGGTCATCTGGGCAATGCCGCCCATCCTGAGGTACAGCGCGCCATCCAGCATATCTTCGCCAGCGCGAAGAAACACGGTAAGCCAAGTGGCATTCTGGCGCCGGTTGAAGCCGATGCGCGCCGCTATCTGGAATGGGGCGCGACTTTCGTCGCCGTCGGCAGCGATCTGGGCGTCTTCCGCTCAGCAACGCAGAAACTTGCTGATGCGTTTAAAAAATAA
- the garR gene encoding 2-hydroxy-3-oxopropionate reductase: protein MTIKVGFIGLGIMGKPMSKNLLKAGYSLVVSDRNPEAIADVIAAGAETATTPKAIAEQCDVIITMLPNSPHVKEVALGENGIIEGAKPGTVVIDMSSIAPLASREISEALKAKGIDMLDAPVSGGEPKAIDGTLSVMVGGDKAIFDKYYDLMKAMAGSVVHTGDIGAGNVTKLANQVIVALNIAAMSEALTLATKAGVNPDLVYQAIRGGLAGSTVLDAKAPMVMDRNFKPGFRIDLHIKDLANALDTSHGVGAQLPLTAAVMEMMQALRADGLGTADHSALACYYEKLAKVEVTR from the coding sequence ATGACAATCAAAGTGGGTTTTATCGGTCTTGGCATTATGGGTAAACCGATGAGCAAAAATTTGCTGAAAGCAGGTTATTCGCTGGTGGTGTCCGACCGTAACCCGGAAGCGATTGCCGACGTGATTGCCGCGGGTGCTGAGACCGCGACGACGCCGAAGGCGATTGCCGAACAGTGCGACGTCATTATCACCATGCTGCCAAACTCTCCGCATGTGAAAGAGGTGGCGCTGGGTGAAAACGGCATTATCGAAGGGGCAAAGCCGGGCACCGTGGTGATTGATATGAGCTCTATCGCGCCGCTGGCGAGCCGGGAAATCAGCGAAGCGCTGAAAGCCAAGGGTATTGATATGCTGGATGCGCCGGTGAGCGGCGGCGAACCAAAAGCCATCGACGGCACCCTGTCGGTGATGGTCGGCGGCGATAAGGCGATCTTTGATAAATACTACGATCTGATGAAAGCGATGGCGGGCTCCGTGGTGCATACCGGCGACATCGGCGCGGGCAACGTCACCAAACTGGCTAACCAGGTGATTGTCGCCCTGAACATCGCGGCGATGTCTGAAGCGCTGACTCTGGCGACCAAAGCTGGCGTCAATCCGGATCTGGTATATCAGGCGATCCGTGGCGGCCTGGCGGGCAGTACCGTGCTGGATGCCAAAGCGCCGATGGTGATGGATCGTAACTTCAAGCCGGGATTCCGTATCGACCTGCATATTAAAGATCTGGCGAACGCCCTGGATACGTCCCATGGCGTGGGCGCTCAGCTACCGCTGACGGCGGCGGTAATGGAGATGATGCAGGCGCTGCGTGCGGACGGTCTGGGCACCGCGGACCATAGCGCGCTGGCGTGCTATTACGAAAAACTGGCGAAAGTGGAAGTCACTCGCTAA
- the garK gene encoding glycerate 2-kinase yields MKIVIAPDSYKESLSAAEVAQAIEKGFREIFPDAQYVSMPVADGGEGTVEAMIAATQGTEHSAWVTGPLGEKVEACWGMSGDGVTAFIEMAAASGLGLVPPEKRNPLITTSRGTGELILQALEHGAKRIIIGIGGSATNDGGAGMMQALGARLCDAEGQEIGHGGGSLSRLSRIDLSAIDPRLRDRMIHVACDVTNPLVGERGASRIFGPQKGATEAMIVELDRNLAHFADVIKASLQVDVKPIPGAGAAGGMGAALMAFLNAELRSGIEIVTEALKLEEQIHDCSLVVTGEGRIDSQSIHGKVPVGIARVAKKYRKPVIGIAGSLTHDVGVVHQHGIDAVFSVLTTVSTLEEAFRGAFDNIYRASRNIAATLQVGMTTEG; encoded by the coding sequence ATGAAAATCGTCATTGCCCCAGACTCTTACAAAGAAAGCCTGTCTGCCGCCGAGGTAGCTCAGGCGATAGAAAAAGGATTCCGTGAAATTTTCCCCGACGCGCAGTATGTTTCCATGCCCGTCGCCGACGGCGGCGAGGGAACGGTGGAGGCGATGATTGCCGCGACGCAGGGAACGGAACATTCCGCATGGGTGACTGGCCCGCTGGGCGAGAAAGTGGAGGCCTGCTGGGGCATGTCCGGCGATGGCGTCACTGCGTTTATTGAGATGGCGGCGGCCAGCGGCCTGGGACTCGTTCCGCCCGAAAAACGCAACCCTCTCATCACCACTTCACGCGGTACCGGCGAGCTGATATTACAGGCGCTGGAACATGGCGCGAAACGGATCATTATCGGTATCGGCGGCAGTGCGACCAACGACGGTGGAGCGGGCATGATGCAGGCGCTAGGCGCCCGCCTTTGTGACGCCGAGGGGCAGGAGATCGGCCATGGCGGCGGTAGCCTGAGCCGTCTGAGCCGGATCGATCTTTCCGCCATCGATCCACGCTTACGTGACAGGATGATCCACGTGGCCTGTGACGTCACTAACCCGCTGGTGGGCGAGCGCGGCGCGTCGCGGATCTTTGGCCCGCAGAAAGGGGCGACCGAGGCGATGATCGTTGAGCTGGATCGTAATCTGGCGCACTTCGCCGACGTCATTAAGGCGTCGCTGCAGGTGGACGTTAAGCCGATCCCCGGGGCGGGGGCGGCCGGCGGCATGGGCGCGGCGCTGATGGCTTTTCTTAATGCGGAACTGCGTAGCGGGATTGAGATCGTTACCGAGGCGCTGAAGCTGGAAGAGCAGATCCATGACTGCTCGCTGGTGGTCACCGGAGAAGGGCGGATCGATAGCCAGTCTATTCACGGTAAGGTGCCGGTGGGGATAGCCCGGGTGGCGAAAAAATACCGTAAGCCGGTGATCGGTATTGCTGGCAGCCTGACCCACGACGTTGGCGTGGTTCACCAGCACGGTATCGATGCGGTTTTCAGCGTGTTAACCACAGTTTCGACGCTGGAAGAGGCATTTCGCGGGGCGTTTGATAACATTTACCGAGCGTCGCGCAATATCGCCGCCACCCTGCAGGTTGGGATGACGACAGAAGGATGA
- a CDS encoding OB-fold putative lipoprotein has product MLLRTRVLPLVFVISLLSGCGLASKAFYSAGDKLFQPGDDAVASMQTYSVAQFLQPFTLNPAKASSDYLGKWVKVRGVIVDIRRMSGIAGSYYFTVTMRDEQNKTDKRLTFNFGSHNSADVEALSNGSIATIVGQVHQVQDSTIPTLQNPKVVK; this is encoded by the coding sequence ATGTTATTACGCACTCGCGTATTACCGCTGGTTTTTGTCATCTCGCTGTTAAGCGGCTGCGGCCTGGCTTCTAAAGCCTTTTATTCCGCGGGAGACAAATTATTTCAACCGGGAGATGACGCCGTCGCTTCGATGCAGACGTATTCAGTCGCCCAGTTCCTGCAGCCGTTTACCCTCAACCCGGCGAAGGCCAGCAGCGATTATCTGGGCAAATGGGTCAAGGTACGCGGCGTGATTGTCGACATTCGCCGAATGAGCGGTATCGCCGGCAGCTACTATTTTACCGTGACCATGCGAGATGAGCAGAATAAAACGGATAAGCGTCTGACCTTCAATTTTGGCTCACATAACAGCGCAGACGTTGAGGCGTTAAGCAACGGCAGCATCGCCACGATCGTCGGTCAGGTTCATCAGGTGCAAGATTCCACGATCCCGACGCTACAGAATCCTAAGGTGGTTAAATAA